A section of the Meles meles chromosome 8, mMelMel3.1 paternal haplotype, whole genome shotgun sequence genome encodes:
- the LOC123949539 gene encoding LOW QUALITY PROTEIN: putative olfactory receptor 10D4 (The sequence of the model RefSeq protein was modified relative to this genomic sequence to represent the inferred CDS: inserted 2 bases in 1 codon) — MRNHTMVTEFILLGIPETEGLETVLFFLFSSFYLCTLLGNVLILTAIISSSWLHTPMYFFLGNLSMFDLGFSSTTVPKMLLYLSGQSQSISFQGCMSQVFFYHFLGCTECFLYTVMAYDRFVAICYPLRYMVIMNHRVCAILATXGCVHTIILTSLTFQLSYCASNEVDYYFCDIPAVLPLACGDTSLAQKVGFTNVGLLSLICFALILVSYTRIGISISKIHSAEGRQRAFSTCSAHITAILCAYGPVIIIYLQPHPSALLGAIIQILNNLVTPMLNPLIYSLRNKDVKSALQSAFHKTGFAMEKK; from the exons ATGAGAAATCACACAATGGTGACTGAATTCATCCTGCTGGGAATCCCTGAGACAGAGGGcctagagactgtcctcttcttCCTGTTCTCCTCATTCTATTTGTGTACTCTCTTGGGAAATGTGCTCATCCTTACAGCTATCATCTCTTCCTCTTGGCTGCACACCCCTATGTACTTTTTCTTGGGAAACCTCTCCATGTTTGACCTGGGTTTCTCTTCAACAACTGTTCCCAAGATGCTGTTATACCTTTCAGGGCAGAGTCAAAGTATCTCTTTTCAGGGTTGCATGTCCCAGGTCTTCTTCTACCATTTCCTGGGCTGCACTGAGTGCTTCCTGTACACggtgatggcctatgaccgcttcGTCGCCATCTGTTATCCCTTGAGATACATGGTCATCATGAACCACAGGGTCTGCGCCATCTTGGCCAC GGGCTGTGTTCACACCATTATTCTAACCTCCCTCACCTTCCAGTTGTCCTACTGTGCCTCTAATGAAGTAGACTACTACTTCTGTGACATACCTGCTGTCTTACCTCTAGCCTGTGGGGACACATCTCTAGCCCAAAAGGTAGGTTTTACAAATGTTGGTCTTTTGTCTCTCATTTGCTTTGCTCTCATCCTTGTTTCCTACACTCGCATTGGGATCTCCATATCAAAAATTCACTCAGCAGAGGGCAGACAGCGAGCCTTCTCTACCTGCAGTGCCCACATCACTGCAATTCTTTGTGCTTATGGGCCGGTAATCATCATCTATCTCCAGCCACATCCCAGTGCCTTGCTCGGTGCAATAATTCAGATATTGAATAATCTTGTCACCCCCATGCTGAACCCACTAATCTACAGCCTGAGGAATAAGGATGTAAAATCAGCCCTGCAAAGTGCATTTCATAAGACAGGCTTTGCTATGGAGAAAAAGTGA